The genomic interval AGATAAGGGAAGAGAAATAATTTTTCcagtttcttcttttcattcattatgctgaaaaaaaaatatgcatattGGTTACTGATCATTGACTGACTGTATTTGGAGGAAATAGaaactaacaattaataaaatctaTGATCAATTGACACCtcacaaaaatatctttataatatgaTTATGTCAAATTCCTTCCTCAATTTTAAACGAAATTGTGATTTCCTACTCTTCCGTTTAGATAGTGTGCCTTGTATTGGTCCAATTGCCAAGATGCAAAGCTAGGCTCCTTCTGCTAACAAAGTCTTAGAATAAAAGAGACTTCATTTTCGTGTTTAAAATGTTCTTTtcttaataaagtaattttccGTTCACAAAGTATGGATCTATCATATTTATTATGTGTTTAGACTACATTCCATTCTTTCATAATTGATTCTAATTTCCCTTCAAAGtcaaaccaaaaataataataatttttcaattttttattatgattaagaaattaaaagtagTATTCAAAGATGCATTTAATAAGAGTAATTTCTTTACCATTTGAAAATCAAGGAAAGTTGTGTTATCTAATATGGTTCACTAACAGAAATTAATTtcaagaatataaatttaatctaaatacaTTATTCTTTGGGTAAATGTAACATtttgactaaaaataattatatgaaactAATGATTAccttttaatgaaattttgaataataattattaacctTTAACAACTTGATTTCACACATTGGCAACACTTTTGAAAATGGATACCATTTTCCATaagtggaaaaataaaaaaagttggaaCTGAAATTCTTTGTTTGGCAAGAGTTGTAAACAGCTTTGTTAAACGTGTTTTCCGGAAAAATTGCATAGCAAATTCGTGGGTTCAACCAACATCAACTACAGCAACCTGTAATTTATAAGATATACCCATAATAAACTGGTGTTCATATCAGAATATTATAAcggaaaaatatgttttttattgacCAAGAGAATGTTTGGAGAAAATTTCTCTACAAAacttttaagaaagaaaaacaagattaaCTGTAGTTTATAATATTAAGGTGATTTTCTTCCTCAATATTTCTTACGAGAGAAAActagacaaaataaataaatattttgttttatagacTAAAATTATCTGATGCGTAAGttgatttataaaagaatattatataattgactTAATACATGGCCTTTatattctttagttttgttctaaataattttcaaactttttcgaTGTTCAAAGTCACTAATTTATCAGTTTTGAATATAAGTGACAACTTAAGGGCAACGGTATCACGTAGTGCAAAAGGCCAaccaaaatttgataaaaattcaAATGTGATCATGTATGAATTCTCTCCTTCTCTGTCTTGCAATATGTATTAGTTTCTCTTTCTAACTATTGATCGCCTATCATCAATTCCTTTCCATGGATAACGCCTTCTCATCATACAAACTCTCAGGGAAGTACGATGTGCTCATCAACTTCACTGGAGAAGACATCCGCAGAAAATTTGTTTCTCATCTCAATTCTGCCTTCTCTACTGTTGGTCTCACCACTTTCCTTCATCACCCCAATGCAGTGAAGTCAACTCACATCCAACAACCTATTCACAGCCACTGTCGTGTAGCAATTGTTGTTTTCACCCAAACCTATTCTCAATCTGCTTGGTGTCTTCATCAGCTTCATCATATCATCAACTGGCACGAAACTTATTGCCGACATGTTCTGCCCGTATATTATGAAATCCAGCCATCTGATGTACGTCTTCAGAAGGGTGACTTTGGAAAAGCTTTCAAGGCAACTGCTcaacaaacattttcagaacaagaacTTGAGCATGGCATGTCCAGGTGGAGCCATGCACTCACCAAAGCTGCAAATTTCTTTGGATGGGATGAGAGCAATCACAGGTACATCACTCACTCAATCAACCATCTTTTAAGcttccaatttcatttttttaatacatgaCTTCTTCTATTATTGCTCTTGAACTTGAAGGAGTGATGCTGAATTAGTGGACAAAATTGTTAAGAGCGTTGTTAATTTACTGGTTTTGTCTGCTACTAAATTTCCAGTAGGATTACAATCCCGCGTGGAAGATCTGATTCGAACTATCAAAAATAAATCCACTGAAGTTTGTATTGTAGAGATATGTGGAGACCAAGGATATGGTAAAACAACTCTTGCCAAAGCGATCTACAATCAAATTCATTGGACATTCAAGAAGAAAAGtttcattgaaaatatttcaCAAGTTACCGGAATAAGAGGGTATCTTCGTTTACTGGAACAACTTGTTTTAGATATCCTAAAACAAAAGGTGGAGATTCCTACTATTGATGTGGGAAGAAGAATGATTCGGGAAACACTTTATGGAAAAAGGTGCTCATTGTACTTGATGATGTGCCTAACAATTATGAACTTTTAGCACTATGGACTTATAATCATTATTGGTTCAGTAAAGGAACGGTAATAATCATTACAACAAGCGATGAAGACCTACGGATGAACCAGCCGATAGATTCTATATTTCGGCTAGAGCGAATGAACGCAGAGGATTCCCTTGAGCTTTTTAGTTGGCACGCATTTAGAGAACCAAAACCAAAGGATGAATACGAAGACCTTGCAAGAAGAGTAATTAGTTATTGTAGAGGAGTAACACTAGCTCTTGAAATCGTTGGAAGTAGTTTATTTGAAAAGACGAAAGAAGAATGGAACagtttattgtttaaatatctgATAATTGGCTGGCATCGTGTTCCAGATATTATAAAAGTAAGCATCGAAGGTTCACTGAATGAAATGGAAAAAGATATATTCCTTGATATATGTTNNNNNNNNNNNNNNNNNNNNNNNNNNNNNNNNNNNNNNNNNNNNNNNNNNNNNNNNNNNNNNNNNNNNNNNNNNNNNNNNNNNNNNNNNNNNNNNNNNNNNNNNNNNNNNNNNNNNNNNNNNNNNNNNNNNNNNNNNNNNNNNNNNNNNNNNNNNNNNNNNNNNNNNNNNNNNNNNNNNNNNNNNNNNNNNNNNNNNNNNNNNNNNNNNNNNNNNNNNNNNNNNNNNNNNNNNNNNNNNNNNNNNNNNNNNNNNNNNNNNNNNNNNNNNNNNNNNNNNNNNNNNNNNNNNNNNNNNNNNNNNNNNNNNNNNNNNNNNNNNNNNNNNNNNNNNNNNNNNNNNNNNNNNNNNNNNNNNNNNNNNNNNNNNNNNNNNNNNNNNNNNNNNNNNNNNNNNNNNNNNNNNNNNNNNNNNNNNNNNNNNNNNNNNNNNNNNNNNNNNNNNNNNNNNNNNNNNNNNNNNNNNNNNNNNNNNNNNNNNNNNNNNNNNNNNNNN from Vigna radiata var. radiata cultivar VC1973A chromosome 9, Vradiata_ver6, whole genome shotgun sequence carries:
- the LOC111242483 gene encoding disease resistance protein ADR2-like yields the protein MDNAFSSYKLSGKYDVLINFTGEDIRRKFVSHLNSAFSTVGLTTFLHHPNAVKSTHIQQPIHSHCRVAIVVFTQTYSQSAWCLHQLHHIINWHETYCRHVLPVYYEIQPSDVRLQKGDFGKAFKATAQQTFSEQELEHGMSRWSHALTKAANFFGWDESNHRSDAELVDKIVKSVVNLLVLSATKFPVGLQSRVEDLIRTIKNKSTEVCIVEICGDQGYGKTTLAKAIYNQIHWTFKKKSFIENISQVTGIRGYLRLLEQLVLDILKQKVEIPTIDVGRRMIRETLYGKSKGTVIIITTSDEDLRMNQPIDSIFRLERMNAEDSLELFSWHAFREPKPKDEYEDLARRVISYCRGVTLALEIVGSSLFEKTKEEWNSLLFKYLIIGWHRVPDIIKVSIEESGISKQHFRCSLIGVGTYHQFFNAVSDNIYQVLSSSESYDVCLPAVDDPYCMAHMGEGHSVSFVVPEDGDMKGMILCVIYLSTPKIIEPQFTTVVIVNYTKCTFHIHNHGTAISFKDEDWHDIMSNLECGDNVEIFVNFGNGLVVKNTTVYLIWGEAENMEKVSEPKKQSLIRFIKKVVM